A window from Candidatus Rickettsiella viridis encodes these proteins:
- a CDS encoding L,D-transpeptidase, with protein sequence MRILIRFVALFALLAVFLVMNGDSFAARGWLLQSLCDDPRLYCIAVQKGETWQSLFPDPARRDLVMRINRMNTRIWPGMKIAIPRDPYSADSMQYTPFSPYRVPTGKKMIIYSPSLNAWAAYGPAGNIIRWGPASSGQNWCPDLGRPCHTPSGNFKVYEKRGPACASTKFPQPDGGAPMPYCMFFKGGFAMHGSSGVPGYNASHGCVRMFVEDAQWLNLDFADIGTQVIILPYPLNRYAELSEEDDAEDDMDNGEDINLLGQMDLVETESEPT encoded by the coding sequence ATGCGTATACTCATACGATTTGTAGCATTATTTGCATTGCTTGCCGTTTTTCTAGTGATGAACGGTGATAGCTTTGCAGCACGCGGATGGTTACTCCAGTCATTATGTGATGATCCACGTCTTTATTGTATCGCGGTACAAAAAGGGGAAACCTGGCAAAGCTTATTTCCTGATCCAGCTAGGCGAGACCTGGTGATGCGTATTAACCGCATGAACACACGGATATGGCCTGGGATGAAGATCGCAATACCGAGAGATCCCTATAGCGCGGATAGTATGCAGTATACACCATTTTCACCTTACAGAGTTCCCACTGGAAAGAAAATGATCATTTATTCGCCCTCATTAAATGCGTGGGCGGCTTATGGACCTGCCGGTAATATTATTCGCTGGGGACCGGCATCCAGTGGGCAAAATTGGTGCCCTGATTTAGGACGGCCTTGTCATACACCCAGTGGTAATTTTAAGGTCTATGAAAAACGGGGGCCTGCTTGCGCATCCACTAAATTTCCACAGCCAGATGGTGGCGCGCCCATGCCTTATTGTATGTTCTTTAAAGGTGGTTTTGCGATGCATGGTTCAAGTGGGGTGCCAGGATACAATGCGAGTCACGGTTGTGTCAGAATGTTTGTGGAAGATGCACAATGGCTTAATTTAGATTTCGCTGATATTGGTACTCAAGTTATTATTTTGCCTTATCCATTAAATCGTTATGCTGAATTAAGTGAAGAAGATGATGCGGAAGACGATATGGATAATGGGGAAGATATTAATTTATTGGGCCAAATGGATTTAGTAGAAACCGAATCAGAACCTACCTAA
- a CDS encoding DedA family protein → MQSFLNQFIPWIQHYGSVAVFLWLALGIIALPIPEESLLLFIGFLMAKDKLPIVSTVIAAYAGTCSGITGSYGLGIFTSRYIVRGWGRYIGLTEKRFQRAHNWFERFGKWALCIGYFIPGVRHLTGYVAGALKLCYKHFAIFAYCGGIAWASLFMSLGYFFYKPINAFIGALHAHTVSLLQLF, encoded by the coding sequence TTGCAATCATTTTTAAATCAATTTATACCTTGGATTCAGCATTACGGTAGTGTAGCGGTTTTTTTGTGGTTAGCGCTGGGTATTATTGCTTTACCTATTCCAGAAGAATCCTTGTTATTGTTTATTGGATTTTTAATGGCAAAAGACAAATTGCCTATCGTTTCTACCGTCATTGCGGCTTATGCAGGCACATGCTCTGGAATAACCGGTAGTTATGGATTGGGAATATTCACTAGCCGTTATATTGTTAGGGGTTGGGGACGCTATATTGGTTTGACGGAAAAGCGCTTTCAACGCGCACATAATTGGTTTGAACGATTCGGTAAATGGGCACTGTGTATCGGTTATTTTATTCCTGGAGTTCGGCATTTAACGGGGTATGTAGCGGGTGCATTAAAGCTTTGTTATAAACATTTCGCGATTTTTGCTTATTGCGGCGGTATTGCTTGGGCTAGTTTATTTATGTCTTTAGGTTATTTTTTCTATAAGCCTATCAATGCATTTATTGGCGCGTTACACGCGCATACGGTTTCGCTATTGCAGTTGTTTTAA